In Parus major isolate Abel chromosome 19, Parus_major1.1, whole genome shotgun sequence, a genomic segment contains:
- the TEX14 gene encoding inactive serine/threonine-protein kinase TEX14 isoform X5, with the protein MAHPIPLPFPCPVKLGSIKGDSLEADLHEYVREGNYMKVKKILKKGIFVDAVNSMGQTCLFTAALLGLGKIVDVLLRFGSDANHRCHDGSTPVHAAAFSGKQQILSRLLDEGGDLRVHDKEGKTPQFWALSARKESSAQMLEFIQQCTLHMQAAIWNLPSDLLRKVGSSRALICSPSRFAGLVQGNADNSLGKFLKGHPSVARNIYSFGFGKFYLTGSGHLGYLASLPIIGEKDVIQADDEPAFSYHVGPYMIMTNLVWGGSRVTVKELSFQPQQNCWKLRLADLLLAEQEHSSKLRHPHLLQLMSVCLSSDLERTRLVYERVHFGSLYSILHERRTEFPVLQTETILHILLQIIDALRFLHSRGFIHRSLSSYAIQIVSSGEAKLCNLEYMIESKDSGEHSDLTRIPVPIQLFRWCSPEIILEKPGTVKSDVYSFCAVLQEALTESPPWKGVEDSAVKQLILSGEHLEADVRLPLIYYEVVKSGLEPKQRNRSMKLQDIQYILKNDLKDLVKSESGHAGGIPKAQRSAVLADVNICWASAFSFQKRTVEFQEKEISKAGGFSAPTGSVFPRESSAVVVQEAAASAEPAAQDTSPDVSSEVQTGASHSSESDVDESLCSFEMNEIMASYPEGPQDSLEEGPGLGHAPKDAERQRKEGDQSQWGDEEEEESLGSSMGFTGEDEEEETEEEEEERVREASALSQVRGDAGRRLSSPSQSNQHISKCVLDVKIMQSMVQQAGDCLSRTEEILDRLNAIGEQKKLLQESRMNLLPKESSQGRRWNGPDGPSQSTNKAFSGVDIFLHKAVGPPSRDYIPPPLRCQAPGRDCFQAVPKTAKEREAIQNEKWKSKIAASRCDPGYSRGRGLDDEVSLNQEHFLPHVAARCQKKFNLQCQRGADSHPAARREEEKWCHSKPRAEFCSKKKSEKKRVMQSGWRTEVEQLARRAVSGRLGLSCPYPASECTSESEAESAKETSQQVPAGAPHSQDQQRCGWQPAEGAESWDLGTEGRTESGESDLEPALTSSTGRSCQSPAPDEQAESGTAIPESSVLPQQAEDLSRGHSRELHGSLNSPPDVTEEFFTPDYFLPPALEGRSEAETSNFEGKAEEVCAGFLQKLPGDAASGIQAPGGKILFCSTTPQSSGSNKLGVNQLSQMPGASVDAAREATLWEPQEECQEKDVGKISISL; encoded by the exons ATGgctcatcccatccctctcccatTTCCATGCCCAGTCAAGCTTGGAAGTATAAAAGGAGACTCCCTGGAGGCTGACCTTCATGAGTATGTCAGGGAAGGGAACTATATGAAAGTGAAGAAGATTCTGAAAAAAG GAATTTTTGTTGATGCTGTGAATTCCATGGGTCAAACCTGTCTCTTCACTGCTgcgctgctggggctgggtAAAATCGTGGATGTGCTGCTCAGATTTGGCTCAGATGCCAATCA TCGCTGCCACGATGGGAGCACCCCAGTGCACGCAGCTGCATtttcaggaaagcagcagatcCTCAGCAGGTTACTGGATGAAGGAGGAGATCTCAGAGTCCACGACAAAGAGGGCAAAACTCCCCAGTTCTGGGCTTTATCAGCCAGGAAGGAAAGCAGTGCTCAG atgCTGGAATTTATCCAGCAGTGCACACTGCACATGCAAGCTGCAATTTGGAACCTTCCCTCAGATCTGCTCAGGAAAGTTGGCTCCTCAAGGGCCTTGATCTGCAGCCCCTCGAGGTTTGCTGGCCTTGTCCAAGG AAATGCTGATAATTCACTGGGAAAATTCCTGAAAGGACACCCCAGTGTGGCCAGGAACATTTACAGCTTTGGTTTTGGGAAG TTCTATCTCACAGGCAGTGGCCACCTGGGCTACCTGGCCTCTCTCCCAATTATTGGGGAGAAAGATGTGATTCAGGCTGATGATGAACCAGCATTTTCTTACCACGTGGGGCCCTACATGATCATGACCAA CTTGGTGTGGGGAGGCAGCAGAGTGACAGTGAAGGAGCTGAgcttccagccccagcagaacTGCTGGAAGCTGCGCCTGGCTGATCtcctcctggcagagcaggaacacagcAG CAAACTCCGCCACCCTCACTTGCTGCAGCTGATGTCTGTTTGTCTGTCCAGTGACCTGGAGAGAACTCGTTTGGTCTATGAGAGGGTTCACTTTGGCTCTCTCTACAGCATCCTCCATGAAAGG CGTACAgaattcccagtgctgcagacagagaCCATTTTGCACATTTTGCTCCAGATCATCGATGCTCTGCGTTTCCTGCACTCCCGGGGATTTATCCACCGCTCCCTCTCCTCCTATGCCATCCAAATTGTGTCCTCTGGGGAGGCCAAGCTCTGCAACCTGGAGTACATGATAGAGAG cAAGGACAGTGGAGAACACAGTGACCTGACCCGAATTCCTGTCCCAATCCAGCTGTTCCGCTGGTGTTCCCCTGAAATAATCCTGGAGAAGCCTGGGACAGTTAAATCAGATGTTTACAGCttctgtgcagtgctgcaggaagccTTGACAG AGAGCCCTCCATGGAAGGGTGTGGAAGACTCAGCTGTTAAGCAGCTCATCCTTTCAGGGGAGCACCTGGAAGCAGATGTCAGGCTCCCCCTGATCTATTATGAAGTTGTCAAGTCAGGGCTGGAACCCAAACAGAGGAACCGCTCCATGAAACTTCAGGATATTCAATATATCCTGAAAAATGACTTAAAG GATTTGGTTAAGTCTGAAAGTGGCCATGCTGGTGGAATACCCAAAGCACAGAGATCTGCTGTTCTTGCAGATGTGAACATCTGCTGGGCATCAGCTTTTAGCTTCCAGAAGAGGACAGTggaattccaggaaaaagaGATAAGCAAGGCTG GTGGCTTTTCTGCCCCCACAGGCTCTGTTTTCCCCagggagagcagtgctgtggtggtgcaggaggcagcagccagcGCAGAGCCAGCTGCACAGGACACAAGCCCCGATGTCTCCTCTGAAGTGCAGACAGGAGCTTCTCACTCCAGTGAGAGTGATGTGGATGAGAGCCTGTGCAGCTTTGAGATGAATGAAATCATGGCCAGTTATCCAGAAGGTCCCCAAGACTCCCTGGAAGAAGGACCTGGATTAGGCCACGCTCCAAAGGATGCAGAAAGGCAGCGAAAGGAAGGAGATCAGAGCCAGTGgggggatgaggaggaagaggaatcCCTGGGGTCCAGCATGGGGTTCActggagaggatgaggaggaggaaacggaggaagaagaagaggaaagggtGAGAGAAGcctcagccctgtcccaggTGAGAGGAGATgctggcaggaggctgagcaGCCCTTCCCAAAGCAACCAGCACATCAGCAAGTGCGTCCTTGACGTCAAGATCATGCAGAGCAtggtgcagcaggcaggagattGCCTGAGCAGGACAGAGGAGATCCTGGACAGGCTCAATGCCATAGGAGAGCAGAAGAAGctgctccaggaaagcaggatgAATCTGCTTCCTAAGGAAAGTTCTCAAGGAAGACGCTGGAATGGGCCTGATGGGCCTTCCCAAAGTACCAATAAAGCTTTTTCTGGAGTTGATATTTTTTTACACAAGGCTGTAGGTCCACCATCCAGGGACTACATTCCACCACCATTAAGGTGTCAGGCACCAGGCAGAGACTGCTTCCAGGCTGTTCCCAAGACAGCCAAGGAAAGAGAGGCAATTCAAAATGAGAAGTGGAAGAGCAAAATTGCAGCCAGCCGTTGTGATCCAGGCTACAGCAGGGGCAGAGGCCTGGATGATGAAGTGAGCCTGAACCAGGAG catttcctcCCACACGTGGCTGCGAGGTGCCAAAAAAAGTTCAACTTGCAGTGTCAGAGAGGAGCTGATTCACATCCTGCAGcaagaagggaagaggagaagtG GTGCCATTCAAAACCAAGGGCTGaattctgcagcaaaaaaaagagtgagaagAAGAGGGTGATGCAGTCAGGATGGAGGA CTGAAGTGGAGCAGTTGGCCAGAAGAGCGGTCTCAGGACGGCTGGGGCTCAGCTGTCCGTACCCTGCCAGTGAATGCACGTCTGAAAGTGAAGCAGAAAGTGCCAAGGAAACCtcccagcaggtccctgctggagccccacacagccaggaCCAGCAGAGGTGTGGCTGGCAGCCAGCTGAGGGTGCTGAGTCCTGGGACCTGGGCACTGAGGGTAGAACTGAGTCTGGGGAGAGCGATCTGGAGCCTGCGCTCACGAGTTCCACAG GGAGGAGCTGCCAGTCCCCAGCACCAGATGAGCAAGCAGAGTCTGGAACAGCCATTCCTGAGAGTTCAGTCCTTCCTCAGCAAGCTGAGGATCTCTCTAGG GGACATTCAAGGGAATTACATGGTTCTCTTAACTCACCTCCTGATGTGACTGAAGAATTCTTCACTCCTGattatttccttcctcctgctcttgaGGGAAGGTCAGAAGCAGAg ACCTCAAATTTTGAGGGCAAAGCAGAAGAAGTTTGTGCAggatttttacagaaattaccTGGAGATGCAGCATCAGGAATTCAGGCTCCAG gaggaaaaatactATTCTGCAGCACAACACCACAGAGCAGTGGCAGTAACAAGCTGGGAGTGAATCAGCTGAGCCAAATGCCTGGAGCCAG TGTGGATGCAGCACGAGAAGCGACACTGTGGGAGCCACAGGAAGAATGCCAAGAAAAAGATGT gGGAAAGATTTCCATTAGCCTTTGA